In one Salvia splendens isolate huo1 unplaced genomic scaffold, SspV2 ctg98, whole genome shotgun sequence genomic region, the following are encoded:
- the LOC121791963 gene encoding thioredoxin-like 1-2, chloroplastic has product MSCLPAAFSVSGSSSLIVSNREKGSSIGGLQFRNPNSKEIWGNTLDFPDQRGFVTNWSNKAPNLDPVYAQGTISFPKAKKWWEKSLQPNVIEIESAQELVEGLRNAGDGLVVLNFFSPGCGGCKALHPKICQLAESNPNTIFLTVNYEEHKPMCYALHVHVLPFFRFYRGADGKVCSFSCTNATIKKFKDALAKYGKERCSLAPAKGLEEKELVALSSMDLISKDLEVREMAGAVKSTSFSKVELKEGNAMVAA; this is encoded by the exons ATGTCGTGTCTACCAGCTGCCTTCTCTGTTTCTGGTTCAAGCAGCCTGATCGTGAGCAATCGAGAGAAAGGGTCCTCGATTGGGGGTTTGCAGTTTAGGAACCCTAATTCGAAGGAAATTTGGGGGAACACTCTCGATTTCCCAGATCAGAGAGGCTTCGTCACCAATTGGAGCAACAAAGCCCCAAATTTGGACCCTGTTTAT GCACAAGGAACGATTTCATTTCCAAAAGCAAAAAAATGGTGGGAGAAATCTCTGCAACCTAATGTGATTGAGATTGAATCAGCTCAAGAATTGGTGGAGGGTTTGAGGAATGCTGGTGATGGATTGGTTGTTCTGAATTTCTTCTCTCCTGGCTGTGGAGGGTGTAAAGCTTTGCATCCAAAG ATCTGTCAGCTTGCTGAATCAAACCCCAACACCATTTTCCTCACTGTGAATTATGAAGAGCACAAACCCATGTGCTATGCCCTCCATGTTCATGTCTTGCCCTTCTTCAGATTCTATAGAGGTGCAGATGGGAAAGTGTGCAGCTTCAGCTGCACCAATGCAACC ATCAAGAAATTCAAGGATGCGTTGGCGAAGTATGGAAAGGAGCGATGCTCCCTCGCCCCGGCTAAGGGTTTGGAGGAGAAGGAGCTCGTGGCATTGTCATCGATGGATCTTATATCGAAGGATTTGGAGGTGCGAGAAATGGCTGGAGCTGTGAAATCGACCTCGTTTAGCAAGGTTGAGCTCAAGGAAGGCAATGCCATGGTTGCTGCATAG